A single region of the Sandaracinaceae bacterium genome encodes:
- a CDS encoding VCBS repeat-containing protein: MSRTPKLSCAALLAFGLCAPGCGSPDRTMMMTEDMAVPTDSSGMGTALALDDVYTVTPGEAFMVAAANGVLANDTAVAMLTAGARTSTQGADVNVAADGSFTYATPVEMTGDDTFTYSVMGSDGVAVTGTVTLRPRVGCGDGTRQTGELCFPSDPLVTRGLVSRSTLANIDADSAPELVVTSVSQLGHAFVEVFEVAGPGLALRSTTPLSVFELSGEHALGDVDGDDDLDLLFATYDTLHIHRNDGTGTFNAWVSLPYGASVFGDVALTTGRFDADAHLDVAVLQRNDGTVQLLRGDGTGAFDVSATPILVTPSYRVQAVDIGDDGDLDIALLPQNASAGDLRFLRGDGIGGLVEESLTTGVSSPVVLDGLFDADAHRDLVVVGTGITLLPGDGAGDYGTAVDLTPVTAFTSVLGAALGDFDGDTRLDVAGASNGGLRVLFQTPAGGLSDGWSENPGVRYEELHRLPGAASAADDLLARNDRRVTRFRGDGAGGMVESTPALPSTRFGSFLTDGALADLDGDGALDLVVADYNTSRVSRFAGDGRGGFGAPAMVAQLSSAVQSVAIGRLDANTSADILTAETSGSSVGIWLATVSGGFSNSGSVAVGPGPARVVLADFDGDTILDFATANAGTAAGVPGGAQDTVSIRLGTGSGTFTAPAVPEVPACEGPERLAVGLVDDDTHLDLVVTCISGDEVAVLLGDGAGGFTHAAGSPIATGNARDVALADLDGDEVLDFVITQEVSQKLAVWKGVGDGTFTYLGEVPVGGVTHSLALLDLDGDEVVDLVATTDRGAELYVGIGDGTFTTPPGSRTGAFGGEVVAGDLTGDGLAELVLIDGPSVTVLRSRY, translated from the coding sequence ATGTCGCGTACCCCGAAGCTGTCTTGCGCGGCGTTGCTAGCCTTCGGGCTCTGCGCGCCGGGCTGCGGTTCCCCCGACCGCACCATGATGATGACCGAAGACATGGCCGTCCCGACCGATAGCTCGGGTATGGGCACGGCGCTGGCGCTGGACGACGTGTACACGGTCACGCCAGGCGAAGCGTTCATGGTGGCCGCGGCGAACGGCGTCCTGGCCAACGACACCGCCGTGGCGATGCTGACGGCCGGCGCGCGCACGTCCACCCAAGGCGCCGACGTGAACGTCGCAGCCGACGGCAGCTTCACCTACGCCACACCCGTCGAGATGACGGGGGACGACACGTTCACGTACAGCGTGATGGGCAGCGACGGCGTCGCGGTCACCGGCACGGTCACGCTCCGTCCACGCGTGGGCTGCGGTGACGGGACACGTCAAACGGGCGAGCTCTGCTTCCCATCCGACCCGCTGGTCACGCGCGGGTTAGTCTCTCGATCGACGCTGGCGAACATCGACGCGGACTCGGCGCCGGAGCTGGTTGTGACGAGCGTCTCCCAGCTCGGGCACGCGTTCGTCGAGGTGTTCGAGGTAGCAGGACCGGGACTAGCGCTGCGCTCCACCACCCCCCTCTCGGTCTTCGAGCTGTCGGGCGAGCACGCCCTCGGCGACGTGGACGGTGACGACGACCTCGACCTGTTGTTCGCCACGTACGACACGCTGCACATCCATCGAAACGATGGCACCGGGACGTTCAACGCATGGGTGAGCCTGCCGTACGGCGCCAGCGTGTTCGGGGACGTGGCGCTGACGACCGGACGCTTCGATGCAGACGCTCACCTGGACGTCGCGGTGCTGCAACGCAATGACGGCACGGTGCAGCTCTTGCGCGGCGACGGAACAGGAGCGTTCGACGTGAGCGCCACGCCCATCCTCGTGACGCCGAGCTACCGCGTTCAGGCCGTGGACATCGGCGACGACGGAGACCTCGACATCGCGCTCCTGCCGCAGAACGCGAGCGCGGGGGACCTCCGCTTCCTCCGGGGCGACGGAATCGGCGGCCTCGTCGAGGAGTCGCTGACCACGGGTGTGTCGTCGCCGGTGGTGCTCGATGGGCTGTTCGACGCGGACGCGCATCGTGACCTCGTCGTCGTGGGCACGGGCATCACCCTGCTCCCGGGGGACGGCGCAGGCGACTACGGCACGGCGGTGGACCTGACCCCGGTCACCGCGTTCACGAGCGTGCTCGGCGCGGCGCTGGGAGACTTCGACGGAGACACCCGGCTGGACGTGGCTGGCGCGAGCAACGGCGGGCTGCGCGTGTTGTTCCAGACGCCCGCCGGGGGCTTGTCCGACGGCTGGAGCGAGAACCCGGGGGTGCGCTACGAGGAGCTCCATCGCCTCCCGGGCGCCGCCTCGGCCGCGGACGACCTGCTCGCGCGCAACGACCGGCGCGTGACGCGCTTTCGCGGCGATGGGGCCGGCGGGATGGTCGAGAGCACACCTGCGCTCCCGTCCACGCGTTTCGGGTCGTTCCTCACCGACGGCGCCCTCGCGGATCTGGACGGTGACGGCGCGCTGGACCTCGTGGTGGCGGACTACAACACCTCGCGTGTGTCCCGCTTCGCCGGTGACGGGCGCGGCGGGTTTGGCGCGCCTGCGATGGTGGCGCAGCTGTCGAGCGCCGTGCAGTCGGTGGCCATCGGGCGCCTCGACGCGAACACCAGCGCGGACATCCTGACCGCCGAGACGAGCGGAAGCTCCGTCGGTATCTGGCTGGCCACCGTGTCGGGGGGGTTCTCCAACAGCGGCTCCGTGGCGGTGGGGCCGGGGCCCGCGCGTGTGGTGCTCGCCGACTTCGACGGGGACACCATCCTGGACTTCGCCACGGCCAACGCGGGGACCGCCGCAGGCGTCCCAGGCGGCGCGCAAGACACGGTCAGCATCCGCCTCGGGACGGGCTCGGGCACGTTTACCGCGCCAGCCGTGCCCGAGGTCCCGGCCTGCGAAGGCCCAGAGCGTCTGGCCGTGGGGTTGGTCGACGACGACACGCACCTCGATCTGGTCGTGACCTGCATCAGCGGTGACGAAGTGGCGGTGCTGCTGGGCGATGGCGCCGGGGGCTTCACGCACGCCGCGGGCTCCCCCATCGCCACGGGCAACGCGCGCGACGTCGCGCTCGCCGATCTCGACGGTGACGAGGTCTTGGACTTCGTCATCACCCAGGAGGTCTCGCAGAAGCTCGCGGTCTGGAAGGGCGTGGGCGACGGGACCTTCACCTACCTGGGTGAGGTCCCGGTTGGCGGGGTCACACACAGCCTCGCGCTACTCGACCTCGATGGCGACGAGGTCGTCGATCTGGTCGCCACGACCGACCGCGGCGCCGAGCTCTACGTGGGCATAGGCGACGGGACGTTCACCACGCCGCCCGGCTCACGCACAGGCGCCTTCGGCGGAGAGGTCGTGGCGGGCGACCTGACGGGCGACGGCTTGGCGGAGCTCGTGCTGATCGACGGCCCCAGCGTGACGGTGCTGCGCTCGCGGTACTGA
- a CDS encoding response regulator, translating into MSSESGNLSVQLIAELAEVRAQLHSVIGSMPIVLWAVDMDGIVTLSEGQALMSLGLEPGQLVGQSVHELYADAPEALAAIVQALRGEANAAEVSVGGRRWSNRYFPRLDADGTIVGLTGLSVDVTESKALELETRRLEDQMRHAQRLESLGLLAGGIAHDFNNLLAVILGSLNLLARDVPAVSRASELVQQGERAALRAAELTHQMLVYAGRGHFRVGLADLNALITDMGSLIASGLSKRARLTYALDPALPPVSVDAAQIQQVIMNLLTNASDALGGGEGTIHVTSGSDVDPSVPLPDDYPAPHGVVFFEVTDSGAGMGEETQRRIFEPFFTTKETGRGLGLSAVLGIVRGHHGRLDVRSAEGEGTTFRVTLPAGERSGAPEAAREAGREQRASQRPGTRILLVDDEDMVRSVVREVLVQAGFEVSVFGSSTDAAAHAAAYPGRYAAAVVDVVMPGMTGNELVRALRTHSPQLPIVMMSGLDHTAADAVRDAPERTVFLQKPFALALLVSELTRLLG; encoded by the coding sequence ATGTCCTCCGAGTCGGGAAACCTGAGCGTCCAGCTGATCGCGGAGCTCGCCGAGGTGCGGGCCCAGCTGCACTCGGTGATCGGGTCCATGCCCATCGTGCTGTGGGCCGTGGACATGGACGGCATCGTGACGCTCTCCGAAGGTCAGGCCCTCATGTCTCTGGGGCTGGAGCCGGGGCAGCTCGTCGGCCAGTCGGTGCACGAGCTGTACGCGGATGCGCCAGAGGCGCTCGCCGCCATCGTGCAGGCGCTACGTGGGGAGGCCAACGCGGCCGAGGTCAGCGTGGGCGGGCGTCGTTGGTCGAACCGCTACTTCCCACGTCTCGACGCCGACGGGACGATCGTCGGGCTGACGGGTCTGTCCGTGGACGTCACGGAGAGCAAGGCCCTCGAGCTGGAGACGCGTCGCCTCGAGGATCAGATGCGTCATGCACAGCGCCTGGAGAGCCTCGGGCTCTTGGCCGGGGGCATCGCGCACGACTTCAACAACCTGCTGGCGGTCATCCTCGGTAGCCTGAACCTCCTCGCGCGCGACGTGCCGGCGGTGTCACGTGCGAGCGAGCTGGTGCAGCAGGGCGAGCGCGCTGCGCTGAGGGCCGCCGAGCTGACGCATCAGATGCTGGTCTACGCCGGGCGCGGGCACTTCCGTGTCGGTCTCGCGGACCTGAACGCGCTCATCACGGACATGGGCAGCCTGATCGCCTCGGGCCTCTCCAAGCGCGCGCGGCTCACCTATGCGCTCGACCCGGCGTTGCCGCCCGTGTCGGTCGACGCGGCGCAGATTCAACAGGTCATCATGAACCTGCTCACCAACGCGTCCGACGCGCTCGGTGGTGGCGAGGGGACCATCCACGTCACGTCTGGCTCCGATGTGGACCCATCCGTGCCTTTGCCCGACGACTACCCAGCCCCTCATGGGGTGGTCTTCTTCGAAGTCACGGACAGCGGGGCGGGCATGGGCGAAGAGACGCAGCGCCGCATCTTCGAGCCGTTCTTCACCACCAAGGAGACGGGGCGCGGGCTGGGGCTCTCGGCCGTGCTGGGCATCGTTCGGGGTCATCACGGGCGTCTCGACGTGCGCAGCGCCGAAGGGGAGGGCACCACGTTTCGCGTCACGCTTCCGGCCGGCGAACGCAGCGGCGCCCCCGAGGCGGCGCGCGAGGCGGGCCGCGAGCAGCGGGCTTCGCAGCGACCCGGTACGCGCATCCTCTTGGTGGACGACGAGGACATGGTGCGCAGCGTCGTGCGGGAGGTGCTGGTGCAGGCCGGCTTCGAGGTGAGCGTCTTCGGCTCCAGCACGGACGCCGCCGCGCACGCTGCGGCGTACCCCGGGCGCTACGCGGCCGCGGTCGTCGACGTCGTGATGCCGGGCATGACCGGCAACGAGCTGGTGCGCGCTCTCCGCACGCACTCGCCGCAGCTGCCCATCGTCATGATGAGCGGCCTCGACCACACCGCCGCCGACGCGGTCCGCGACGCGCCCGAGCGCACCGTGTTTCTCCAGAAGCCGTTCGCGCTGGCCCTGCTGGTGTCGGAGCTCACGAGGCTGCTCGGTTGA
- a CDS encoding sigma 54-interacting transcriptional regulator, with product MTHDATTLAASHSPVSHGLRAVLAVVAGDEPSVRTLAPGGALTLGRSSSCDWSFTDTQASRVQAIVRFDDEAGLSIEDPGSRNGTFLDDERVHTPQPWLPGQVVRFGAVRLVATITGARADEEDAADDTEDDGVVVSSPQMVETFGLADRAARSEATVLVLGETGTGKEVLADRIHRKSKRRRGPFVTLNCGSLVETLAESTLFGHERGAFTGAAQRHAGVFEQAHEGTLFLDEVGELSANLQTRLLRVLEDGRVTRVGGSTQTEVNVRVVAATHRDLPEMVRAGEFREDLLYRLDVVRIRVPPLRERTEDVEPLALHFLDQFAGGRPLRLSAGARRALLAHPFPGNVRELRNCMERAVALAADVVIHEGDLNLSSRTSAERGGLLRAQVGDEEKRAVLEALEACEGNQTRAAKRLGIARRTLINKMEKYGLHGKGK from the coding sequence ATGACGCACGACGCGACGACGCTCGCCGCCAGCCACTCTCCCGTGAGCCACGGCTTGCGCGCCGTGCTCGCGGTGGTCGCGGGCGACGAGCCCTCCGTACGCACGCTGGCTCCCGGCGGCGCGCTCACGCTCGGGCGGTCCAGCTCCTGCGACTGGAGCTTCACGGACACCCAGGCCAGCCGCGTGCAGGCCATCGTGCGCTTCGACGACGAGGCGGGCCTCAGCATCGAAGACCCCGGCAGCCGCAACGGGACGTTCCTGGACGACGAGCGCGTCCACACTCCGCAGCCGTGGCTCCCCGGTCAGGTGGTGCGCTTCGGGGCCGTGCGCCTGGTGGCGACGATCACGGGTGCGCGCGCCGACGAGGAGGACGCGGCAGACGACACCGAAGACGATGGGGTCGTGGTCAGCTCGCCGCAGATGGTGGAGACGTTCGGGTTGGCCGACCGCGCAGCGCGCAGTGAAGCCACGGTGCTGGTGCTGGGCGAGACCGGCACGGGCAAGGAGGTGCTGGCCGACCGCATCCATCGCAAGAGCAAGCGCAGGCGCGGTCCGTTCGTGACGTTGAACTGCGGGAGCTTGGTCGAGACCCTCGCGGAGTCCACGCTCTTCGGTCACGAACGAGGCGCCTTCACGGGCGCCGCACAGCGTCACGCGGGCGTCTTCGAGCAGGCCCACGAGGGGACGCTGTTCCTCGACGAGGTGGGCGAGTTGTCCGCGAATCTGCAGACGCGCCTGCTGCGGGTCTTGGAGGACGGGCGCGTGACGCGCGTGGGGGGCTCGACACAGACCGAGGTGAACGTGCGCGTGGTGGCCGCGACGCATCGTGATCTGCCGGAGATGGTGCGCGCGGGCGAGTTCCGCGAGGACCTGCTGTATCGACTGGACGTCGTGCGCATCCGCGTGCCTCCGCTGCGTGAGCGCACCGAGGACGTCGAGCCGCTCGCGCTGCACTTCTTGGATCAGTTCGCAGGGGGGCGACCGCTGCGCTTGTCCGCCGGCGCGCGGCGCGCGTTGCTCGCGCACCCGTTCCCCGGGAACGTCCGCGAGCTACGCAATTGCATGGAACGCGCGGTGGCCCTCGCGGCGGACGTCGTCATCCACGAAGGCGACCTCAACCTGTCGTCGCGCACCTCGGCCGAACGCGGTGGGCTGCTGCGTGCGCAGGTGGGCGACGAAGAGAAGCGCGCCGTGCTCGAGGCGCTCGAGGCGTGCGAGGGGAACCAGACGCGCGCTGCGAAGCGGCTGGGCATCGCGCGGCGCACCTTGATCAACAAGATGGAGAAGTACGGGCTGCACGGGAAGGGCAAGTAG
- a CDS encoding acyl-CoA thioesterase codes for MSEQVKATVVLAPVEDTIQVRFSDTDAMGHISSGSYAAFAEVGRETFFKNIPDERSEIPWFVLARLAMDYPREGRYGQVFTLHTRAIGIGDKSLTLEQVVHADDKVVCRVEVVMVGFDPATRKSAPVPKHWRLP; via the coding sequence ATGAGCGAGCAGGTCAAAGCTACGGTCGTGCTGGCGCCCGTCGAGGACACCATCCAGGTGCGCTTCTCCGACACGGACGCCATGGGTCACATCAGCTCGGGGTCCTACGCGGCGTTCGCCGAGGTCGGGCGCGAGACCTTCTTCAAGAACATCCCGGACGAGCGCTCGGAGATCCCGTGGTTCGTGCTGGCGCGCCTCGCCATGGACTACCCGCGCGAGGGCCGCTACGGGCAAGTGTTCACGCTGCACACACGCGCCATCGGCATCGGCGACAAGAGCCTGACCCTGGAGCAGGTGGTCCACGCGGACGACAAGGTGGTCTGCCGCGTGGAGGTCGTGATGGTGGGCTTCGACCCCGCGACGCGGAAGTCCGCGCCCGTTCCCAAGCACTGGCGCCTGCCGTAG